From a single Sinomonas atrocyanea genomic region:
- a CDS encoding cytochrome c oxidase subunit 4, with protein MKIETMIFGIVGLFFLPVAIVYGFMTQWTEWVGVIGLLLAFGLGIMISSYIMVTGRRVGLRPEDREDAEIHEGAGEQGHFSPWSWWPLILGASAAISFLGVAVGWWILFIGAGIAIVALVGWVFEYSRGDHAH; from the coding sequence GTGAAAATCGAGACGATGATCTTCGGGATCGTGGGGCTGTTCTTCCTCCCGGTCGCGATCGTGTACGGATTCATGACCCAGTGGACCGAATGGGTCGGCGTCATCGGGCTGCTGCTGGCCTTCGGGCTGGGCATCATGATCAGCTCGTACATCATGGTGACGGGGCGCCGGGTCGGACTCCGCCCGGAGGACCGCGAGGACGCCGAGATCCATGAGGGTGCCGGCGAGCAGGGGCACTTCAGCCCCTGGAGCTGGTGGCCGCTCATCCTCGGCGCCTCCGCCGCGATCAGCTTCCTCGGCGTCGCAGTCGGCTGGTGGATCCTGTTCATCGGCGCGGGCATCGCCATCGTGGCCCTCGTCGGCTGGGTCTTCGAGTACAGCCGCGGAGACCACGCCCACTGA
- a CDS encoding GntR family transcriptional regulator: protein MYIQLREILRSHIAVKLAPGAPLPSERDLSLRFGVARMTVRQAIDALVAEGVLDRVVGLGTFVSRPKLDLQMKLTSYSEEMQRRGMVPDAKVLSFEQIGASAYLARELKVDEGTPVVRFRRLLLADKEPMSVDENYIVASRVPGFTEGPPPNSLYQVLNEKYGLVMEWGEDTIEATAASPSTARLLNVEMGSPLLKIQRHAYVSKSIVDYSVSYYRADRYKLWVPLQRPGVRTPRSYSPKRFGAL, encoded by the coding sequence ATGTACATCCAGCTGCGGGAGATCCTCCGGTCCCACATCGCCGTCAAGCTGGCCCCCGGCGCGCCCCTGCCGTCCGAACGGGACCTCTCCCTCCGGTTCGGCGTGGCCCGGATGACGGTGCGCCAGGCGATCGACGCCCTCGTGGCCGAGGGCGTCCTGGACCGCGTCGTCGGGCTGGGGACCTTCGTCAGCCGCCCGAAGCTCGACCTGCAGATGAAGCTCACCTCCTACTCGGAGGAGATGCAGCGCCGGGGAATGGTCCCGGATGCCAAGGTGCTCAGCTTCGAGCAGATCGGCGCCTCCGCCTACCTGGCCCGGGAGCTCAAGGTGGACGAGGGGACTCCTGTGGTCCGCTTCCGGCGCCTCCTGCTCGCCGACAAGGAGCCGATGAGCGTCGACGAGAACTACATCGTGGCCAGCCGGGTGCCCGGGTTCACGGAGGGGCCGCCCCCGAACTCCCTCTACCAGGTGCTCAACGAGAAGTACGGCCTCGTCATGGAATGGGGAGAGGACACGATCGAGGCCACCGCGGCGTCGCCGTCCACGGCCCGCCTGCTCAACGTGGAGATGGGCTCGCCCCTGCTCAAGATCCAGCGCCATGCGTACGTGTCGAAGTCGATCGTGGACTACTCGGTGTCCTACTACCGGGCCGACCGCTACAAGCTCTGGGTGCCGCTCCAGCGCCCGGGAGTCCGCACGCCCCGCAGCTACTCGCCCAAGCGCTTCGGGGCCCTCTGA